The proteins below are encoded in one region of Tepidisphaeraceae bacterium:
- a CDS encoding ChbG/HpnK family deacetylase: MIELLIRGDDSGGSVSANRAVVECHRHGVLNNASVMAVGGDAALRDAVQRFAGLPALCIGLHLTLNSEWTVPRFRPCLPPEQVRSLLDGDGTFLPSPSHIAERGVDLDEMMKETRAQLSCLRAAGLSPTYLDEHMGVGWLPGLADRLARMCEVEGLVWARDHAAALPHAEPSAKPHANPGRAEGWLRRLEAALPGRYVLVTHPLVDDSEARAIHRPADPPGAIAADRDMDRQALLNPNFNAFCRSGRVRLQRYDD, translated from the coding sequence ATGATCGAACTTCTCATTCGCGGCGACGATAGCGGTGGAAGCGTTAGCGCGAATCGAGCGGTCGTCGAATGTCATCGCCACGGCGTCCTGAACAACGCGTCCGTGATGGCCGTCGGTGGTGATGCCGCGTTGCGCGACGCCGTGCAACGGTTCGCGGGGCTGCCAGCGCTGTGCATCGGCCTGCACCTGACCTTGAACTCCGAGTGGACGGTTCCTCGCTTCAGGCCCTGCCTTCCTCCCGAGCAGGTCCGGAGTCTGCTCGACGGCGACGGCACGTTCCTGCCGTCGCCGAGCCACATTGCCGAGCGCGGCGTCGACCTGGACGAGATGATGAAAGAGACGCGCGCCCAACTGAGTTGCCTTCGCGCTGCGGGCTTGTCGCCAACCTACCTGGACGAACACATGGGGGTCGGTTGGTTGCCGGGCCTTGCCGACCGACTGGCGAGGATGTGCGAGGTGGAAGGCTTGGTCTGGGCCCGCGACCACGCAGCGGCCCTGCCTCACGCCGAGCCGTCCGCAAAGCCTCACGCGAACCCCGGTCGTGCGGAGGGGTGGCTCCGGCGCCTCGAGGCGGCGCTGCCGGGCCGGTACGTGCTGGTGACGCATCCGCTTGTCGATGACTCGGAGGCCCGCGCGATCCACCGGCCGGCGGACCCACCGGGTGCCATCGCCGCCGATCGCGATATGGACCGGCAGGCACTGCTCAATCCCAACTTCAACGCGTTCTGCCGATCTGGACGAGTCCGTCTACAGCGATACGACGACTGA
- a CDS encoding prepilin-type N-terminal cleavage/methylation domain-containing protein, with product MNARPTVRNGFTLVELLVVIGIIALLISILLPALNKARDAAQRVTCASNMRQLAMVAKMYEVEYRGWLPAQACKADGSSDNALRVDNRSAVTQIIAHYNRQVDVDPGLEKKPKFLFCPADRDPAHWTTNSDPRQISYSYNAKAWDAAVPRNPDNTANLLRAARVSKMQPRSKPRMPSSEMIFFGEVWRDGGGLLHYTGILDPKPHGRNVQWTFFFRHGKDNVKNLAFMDGHVEQAEYVNQAVFNSPTYSGPLASAKLSNW from the coding sequence ATGAACGCTCGCCCAACCGTGCGCAACGGATTCACGCTGGTCGAACTGCTCGTCGTCATCGGGATCATCGCGCTGCTGATCTCCATTTTGCTGCCGGCGCTGAACAAGGCGCGCGACGCGGCCCAACGGGTGACGTGTGCCAGCAACATGCGCCAGCTCGCCATGGTGGCGAAGATGTACGAGGTGGAATACAGGGGGTGGCTGCCGGCGCAAGCGTGCAAGGCCGACGGCAGCAGCGACAACGCGCTGCGGGTTGATAATCGGTCGGCCGTCACGCAGATCATCGCCCACTACAACCGGCAGGTGGACGTCGATCCGGGCCTCGAGAAGAAGCCCAAGTTCCTGTTCTGCCCTGCGGATCGGGATCCGGCTCACTGGACCACCAACAGCGATCCCCGCCAGATCAGCTACTCCTACAACGCCAAGGCTTGGGATGCCGCCGTCCCGCGCAACCCGGACAATACGGCGAACCTGCTCCGGGCGGCGCGCGTGTCCAAAATGCAGCCGCGGAGCAAGCCCCGGATGCCATCGAGCGAGATGATCTTCTTCGGCGAGGTCTGGCGCGACGGTGGCGGGCTCCTGCACTACACTGGGATCCTCGATCCCAAGCCGCACGGACGCAACGTCCAATGGACGTTCTTCTTCCGGCACGGCAAGGACAACGTCAAGAATCTCGCCTTCATGGATGGCCACGTCGAGCAGGCGGAATACGTCAATCAGGCCGTCTTCAACAGCCCCACCTACAGCGGGCCGCTCGCCAGCGCGAAGCTGTCGAACTGGTAA
- a CDS encoding PEP-CTERM sorting domain-containing protein, with product MMSATIVNGAPLNGGGNYLSVANQPGAALTGPKQSHVTRGVDFASVENSAAVTGVSFTVRFDEFAGGADWLAFYDVTGSTYLNAPQTSWKVTMDNGFWGAFYASASNARTASNVALILGDTYTVDITLDYADGTYATTFTNLDWETGDAGTASATLSDLTLTSSTGFGEKFAIGARVAASATAFEALNYSLDAIEISTAAVPEPGTGLLALAGILTMAARRRRPAR from the coding sequence ATGATGTCAGCCACGATTGTCAACGGCGCGCCCTTGAACGGGGGTGGAAACTACCTGTCCGTCGCCAACCAGCCTGGAGCCGCGCTGACTGGTCCTAAACAGTCGCACGTGACGCGAGGGGTCGACTTCGCATCAGTGGAAAACTCCGCCGCGGTGACCGGCGTCTCGTTTACCGTCCGTTTTGATGAGTTCGCGGGCGGCGCCGACTGGCTGGCCTTCTACGACGTGACCGGCAGCACGTACCTCAATGCGCCGCAAACCTCTTGGAAGGTCACGATGGACAATGGCTTCTGGGGTGCGTTTTACGCATCGGCCTCGAACGCCCGCACGGCATCGAACGTCGCGCTGATCCTTGGCGATACCTACACCGTAGACATAACGCTGGACTATGCCGACGGGACGTACGCCACGACCTTCACCAACCTCGATTGGGAGACCGGCGACGCGGGGACAGCCAGCGCCACCCTGAGCGACCTCACCCTCACGTCCTCGACCGGGTTCGGTGAGAAGTTCGCCATCGGCGCTCGCGTGGCGGCCAGTGCCACTGCCTTCGAGGCGCTGAACTACAGCCTTGACGCGATCGAGATCAGCACGGCGGCGGTGCCCGAGCCGGGGACCGGACTGCTGGCGCTAGCCGGCATTCTAACGATGGCGGCGCGGCGTCGGCGGCCAGCGCGCTGA